The genomic interval CATTCCTACCAGAGATGATCAAAAAGTTCCCCCGTATAGAATCGTAGTCTTATCTCCGGATCGATTGTAGAAATACATGAGTTCTCGTTATGAGGACTTACGGGAGTCCTTGCAAAAGGAGCGCGAAGCTGAAGTAGCGCGTTATAAGGAAGGGCTTGCTAAAGCAGATATAGGCGACCGAATCTCTGCAGGGATTTGCATTTACCCCATCGTATTTGAAGATTCGGAAGTCGGCCCGGAGGGGAATTGGCGAGTATTTCTTCGTCCTACTAAAGCCAGAGGGGTGCCTGAAGCTTTCCGCGCCGGAGCTCCTGTTCGTCTCTTTAAAGAGTCCGAGGAGCTTACGTCGGTTTTATTAAAATGCTCGGATGATTCCTATACTCTAACCCTTGAAGAAGTTCCGGACTGGATAGAAGAAGGAAAGCTCGGATTGGAAATCCTTCCGGATGAGACCAGCTATAGGGAATGGGATCGTGCGCTTCAAAAAATCATTCATTCGGAACGAGGAACGAGAGCGAAGTTTTTCGCGGATTTGTTTCTGGACGAAATCGAATTAAAATTTCCTAATTTTACCGAGGAATCCGGCATCTCACCGGAATTTAACGATTCGCAAAGAAGAGCTATTTCAGCCATTTTAGAGACTGAAGATTTAATTCTGCTTCACGGTCCGCCGGGAACGGGAAAAACCAAAACGATCACGGAAGCGATTCGGATCTTGGTGGACCGAGGTAAGAAAATTATAGCATCCGCTCCTACGAATGCCGCTACAGATCTTCTTGCAGAATCGCTCGGAAAGATGGGAGTTTCCACTCTCAGAATCGGACATCCGGCGCGAATGAGTGAATCCGTTTTAAGCGTATCACTGGATGCTAACTTAAATCGACACCCTGATTTCAAACTGATAGAACGGGATAAAAAGGAAATCGCCGAGTTATTAAAAAAAGCCGGGAAATACAAGCGAACCTTCGGTAAGGAAGAAGCGGAAGAGAGGAAACGCCTCTATCAGGAAGCAAAGGAACTTAGGAAGGGTATTCGAGAGAGACAAAAAATTCTAGTCAGATATTTATTGGAATCCCATCCGGTGATCGTTTCAACGCATACCGGCGCATCTTCTTCTTTATTAGATAAATTAAGTTTTGATTATGCGATATTGGACGAGGGTAGTCAAGCAACGGAACCCTCATCTTGGATCCCGATTCTTCGGGCAGAAAAGATCGTAATTGCTGGCGATCCTAGACAATTGCCGCCGACCGTTCTTTCCGAAGACCCTTTATTGAAAATTCCCCTAATGGAGCGTTTATTGGATCGGATGGATTCGATCGGACGAGTGTATCTGCTGGACACTCAGTATAGAATGACCGATCCGATTCAATCCTTTCCCAATCGAAGATTTTATGGCGGTCGACTCGTTTCCGGAATTTCCGAGGAAGAACGATCGGCGAATCCGTTCTCGTCCGAAACACCGGTTTTCGGTTCCAGTTTCGTATTTATCGACACCTCCGGCACAGATACCGGAGAAGAACTATTCGATGCAAGTCTCGGTAATCGTTGGGAAGCCGAGTTTACCATTTCTATTCTCAAACGTATTTTAGAGTCGGGATGGTTGCCGGAAGATCTGGTGCTAATCTCTCCGTATCGTTACCAGAGATTTTTGCTGGAGGAAATTTTACGAAGGGAATTGCCGCTCTTCGCGGAGAAGATCGAAATAGAGACGGTGGATTCATTTCAAGGAAGAGAGAAAAAAGGAGTTATCTTCAGTTTGGTTCGATCCAACACGGAAGGGAATATCGGTTTTCTTTCGGAAGAGCGTAGATGGAATGTCGGTATGACAAGAGCTAAACGATTGCTTGTTTTAATCGGAGACGGTTCTACCCTTGGAGAGCAGGAGTTTTTTCAAGATTTGATTCAGGAAGCCGAATCTTGCGGTGAAGTCAGAACCGCATGGGAATTCTTAGATTAATACTACCAACGCAATTTGCTACGTAACGGCAGGACGGAAATCGCAATCCAGAAAATCGTAGCAATTCCGTGGGAGAAAAGGATATGAAATCCGCTTTGATCGGGACAGATAAATTTCAGCGCTAAATTAGAACCGGCTAGTAAAAAGCTCAAAATTGCCAAGGAGGCCAGGAGAGGATTGCTTGGAATCATCTTACGAATCCAGAATGTCGCGAATCCTCCTAAGGCCAAGGAAAAGACCCCTAAGAGAAGAGGGCATACTCCAATATGAGTGGAATGCGTCGTATGAATTTCTTCTATAAATTTTTCGGATGAAAATCCTAACCAAAGTGTTAGACCGACGATAGGTAACCAAATCAATCCGGCTGAAGATTCTTCGGGAAAGGCCAATCTCGAAAGTAGATAGGCGCTAACTAATCCCCAAATTATAAAAAGCAGAGGCTCAGGCCACCAACCCGGGAAGACATTCCGAGACAGAAACAATGCAGTTCCCTGGCCTAAAGGGATTGCAAGCGCAAGCAAGGAGGTCCAAATCAAAAATAAAATCCCTTGCCGTAAAGGGCGTGTCGGTTTTAAATCCGTTCCCAACGAAAGAATCAGTTTCTCCGATCGATCGGAATCGCTTGGCAAAGACATTATTCCTCTTCCCCCCTTTTTTGTTTTTCCACTTTAGAACAAGAAAGATTGGACAATCCTTAAAATCCAGTCGAAATGTTCTTTCGGTCGCTCAATTTAAGATTCGTTTTACCTGGAATAAAGTTACATGTCTGAAAAAGCGAAAATTTGGGAAACTCTTGCGATTCGGATGAAGAAATCGCAAGACGGTGATTCCCGGGAATATGAGCTTCTTCTTAGGCAAGTTCGAGATATTCTAAGGGCCTTCTTAATTTCTAGAATCTCCAACATCGATGATCGAGAGGATTTGCTTCAGGAAATCCTGATCGGTATTCATAGGGCCAAGAATTCATACCGCCCGGATCGACCTTTTGCGCCATGGCTTTTTTCGATCGCTAGATATAAGACAATCGATCACCTTCGAAAATCAAAGAAAAGGGATCGTACGGTTTTGGCAGAAATGGAAGATTTTGCTCAAATACAAATTCCGGAAAAAGAAGAAGCCTGGATGCTTGCGGATGGAATCGAGACCTGGCTCTCCGTCTTGGATGAGCGACAAAAAGAAATTCTGAAGATGGCGAAAATTCACGGTTATAGCATTCGGGAAATTTCGGAAAAAACCGGCCTTTCCGAATCGAACGTGAAGGTGATTGTACATAGGTCTGTTCAAAAAATTCGCAAAGTTTTTTCGGGAGAAGAGGGATCCCAAACCGGTCCTGGGACGTCCAAGTAATAGGGCATGTCCTATTTTCCCAAAGCAAGATCTATCGACTCTGTTCAAGACCTTTCCATTCAGGATTGGAATAGAATCAGCGATCCTAATAATCCTTTTTCGGATTATGAATTTTATGCTGCATTGGAATCGACTTCTTGCGTTGGCGATCGCACATCCTGGCAACCGAAATATATAATTGCGGAAGATTCCGGAGGGTTGCATTCCGCGTTTCCTTTTTTTCTAAAATACGATTCTTATGGGGAATATATATTCGATCATGCCTGGGCGAATTTCTTCGCCCAAAACGATCTAGAATATTATCCTAAGGGATTAATTGCCTATCCGTTTACACCGGTAACAGGACGCAGAATCCTTCGTCGCGAAGGAGTTTCCGTGGCGGAGGCGCTCGATGTTCTACTTCCGGAGTTAATGCGAGCTTCGAAAGAGGAGAATCTCTCGAGTCTCCATTTTCTATTTTTGGAAGAAGACGAGGCGATCGAACTGAGTAAGAGAGGTTTTGCCACTCGCATAACTCATCAATATCATTGGCAAAATAGGGATTATTCTGATTTCGATTCTTTCTTAAGCGAATTCCGTTCTAAGAAAAGGATGCAGATTCGTAAGGAGCGGGAAAACGTTCGCGAATCAGGAATTCAAATCAGGATCGTCGAAGGAGATTCGATTTCTAAATCCCAGATGGATTCCATGTTTCGATTCTATACTGACACTTATTCTCGGAAATGGGGATCGCCCTATTTGAATCTAGCTTTTTTCCGCGAGGCTTGGCAGACATTTAGAGATAAGATAGTTTTGATTCTGGCCGAAAAAGGCGGAGAAACGATCGGCGGTACATTGAATCTCCGAAAAGGAAATAAATTCTACGGGCGCTATTGGGGGTCGAATGGGCATTATCCTTTCTTACATTTTGAATGTTGTTATTACGCGCCGATCGAATATTCCATTCGTAAAGGAATTCGGACTTTCGAGGCAGGCGCGCAAGGTGAACAGAAATTTTTGAGAGGTTTTCCGGCAGTTCCCACGTACAGTTCGCATTTTATTTTCCATTCGGGAGCTCGAAATGCGATTGAACGATTCTTGGAAAACGAAAGAATGCATATGCAGGAAATGATCCTGGAGACGAACGAACATTCGCCTTTAAGAGAAGTTCCCGGAGCGTCCGACAAGGAAGCGAAATGAGCGAGGTCTATCGTTTCGACACGGAAGAGCAAGTCCTAACCAAGGAGAAGCTCAAATTGAAGAAGCCGCCTAAATATAGGGTGGTCATTCTAAACGACGATTATACTCCCATGGAGTTCGTAGTTTGGATTTTACGGGTGGTATTTTATCGTACCGCCGCTGAAAGCGAAAAAATTATGCTTCAAGCTCATACGACCGGGAAGGCACTTTGTGGAGTCTATTCTCATGACGTGGCCAAGACCAAGGTAGCTGAAACACATAAACTTGCTGAACAACACGGCCATCCACTTCAATGCCAGATGGAAATTGAAGAGGGGGAGGAGGAACCATGACCCTATCCGAAGATCTAGAGAGAAGTCTAAACCAAGCTCGAATCGAAGCAGTAAAACGAAGAAACGAATACATTACTCTGGAGCATATGCTTCTAGCTTTGACGTATGATCCGATCGGTCAGGAGGTCCTCCTCGCCTGTGGATCCGATTTGGAAGCTTTACGGAATGAATTACGAGAATATCTAGATACGGAAATGGAATCGGTTCCGGAAACGTTCGGAGAAATCGAACCCGAATACACGATAGGTGCTCAGCGAGTTCTTCAGCTGGCCGCTTTTCATGTCCAGTCCACTCAAAAGAAAAAGCTAGACGGAGGGTACGTTCTCGCCTCTCTATTTCGCGAAGATCAGTCTCATGCAGTCTTCTTTCTCTCTCGCCAAGATATTTCCAGATTCGATGTAGTTCGTTATATTTCTCATGGAATTCGGAAGGATGGAAAGAAAGTCACGCCTGAAGGTTTGGAAGAGGCTACTAAACCCGAATCGGGGAATCCGCTCAAAGACTTTTGCGTGGATTTAACGGAGAAGGCTAGGCTTGGAAAATTAGACCCTCTTGTCGGACGGTCGGAAGAGATCGATAGAACCATTCATATTCTTGCCAGACGGAGAAAAAACAATCCCATCTTCGTAGGAGATGCAGGTGTCGGTAAGACTGCAATCGTTGAAGGATTGGCGTTGAATATCGTTGCAGGAAAGGTTCCGGAATCGTTAAAGCAAACGCGGATTTTTTCGCTGGATATGGGATTGCTATTGGCCGGAACCAAATTTCGTGGTGAGTTTGAAGAGAGATTGAAGAATGTCGTGCAAGCGGTTACCGCAGATTCGAATCATGTTCTCTTTGTGGACGAAATTCACACGATCATCGGTGCGGGCGCCGTTTCGGGAGGTTCCTTAGACGCTTCGAACCTGCTCAAGCCGGCCTTGGCCAACGGAGAATTGCGCTGTATCGGAACTACTACTTACAAGGAATACAAAGCCATCTTTGAGAAAGATCATGCACTTTCCCGCCGGTTTCAAAAAGTGGAAGTCAACGAGCCGAGTGTGGACGAAACCATTCGAATTCTAAAGGGTCTTCTTCCTAAATACGAGGAATTCCATGCGGTAAAATATTCCTCTCAAGCGGTGGAAGAAGCCGCTAGATTGGCGGATCGGTATATTCTGGATAGAAAGCTTCCGGATAAGGCCATCGATCTCATCGACGAAGCCGGCGCCAAAGTAAAGATTCGATCTTCGGCGAAAAGTAAAACCGTTACCGTTAAGGATGTCGAAGATCTAGTTTCCAAGATCGCAAAAGTCCCGACTCGTACCGTAAAAGCCGACGATCGCGACAAACTCAAAGAGCTGGATGTAGAGCTTAAAAAACGTATTTACGGTCAGGACAGGGCCGTTCAAGAGATCGTTCAAGCAATTCGCTTATCAAGAAGCGGTTTATCGGAACCGGGTAAACCGGTCGGCTCCTTCCTTTTTGCGGGACCTACAGGCGTCGGTAAAACAGAGCTATCCAAACAATTGGCATCGATTCTGGGTGTGGAGTTTATCAGGTTCGATATGAGCGAATACATGGAAAAACATACGGTATCTCGTTTGATAGGATCACCGCCCGGCTATGTAGGCTTTGAGCAGGGGGGACAATTGACGGATGCAATTGTTCGAACTCCTCATTGCGTCCTGCTTCTGGATGAAATCGAAAAGGCTCATGAAGATATTTATAATATTCTTCTGCAAATTATGGATCATGCAACTTTAACCGATAACAACGGAAGAAAAGCGGATTTTAAGCAAGTGATATTAATTATGACGACGAACACCGGAGCACGGGAACGAGCGGCAAATCCGTTAGGATTCGAGAATACGGCATTACTCGATCGCGGTTTAAAAGCGATCGAGAGGCAGTTTTCCCCGGAATTTCGAAATCGTCTAACTGCCATCATCGAATTTGCGTCGCTCGAAGAAAACGTCGTTTCTCGAGTTGTTCGTAAACAGTTGGAGCTTTTAGAGGATCGCTTAAAAGAAAAACGGATCTCTCTGGAATACGAAGACAATGTTCTATTGTTTATCGCTAGGAAAGCATACGACCCATTATTCGGCGCGAGACCTGTGCAAAGATGGATCGATTCGAATATCTCCAAAAAGCTTTCCGAAGAGATCTTGTTCGGAGAACTTAGAAGCGGTGGACGTGTATTACTTCGGGAAGTAGATAACGAATTGACTTTGACGTTTTTCCCACACGAGCAAGTAACAAAGTGATCATGATTCAAAGTAAAGGTGACCTACTTTCCAAAAAATCAGTTCTTCTCGTTTTCGTTCTATTAAGCGTATTCTCTTCCTGTAAAGATAATTACCTTACGATCGAGGGACGTAAGGTTTCTACGGAAGGGTTAGTCGCGCCGAAGTCCGGCGTTTCCGCCAAACGACTCTTTGCGGAATCTAAGAATGTCATGATTTCCACAGATTCAACGGAAGCCTCTCGGGCAGGTTTGGATATTTATAAAAAAGGGGGGAATGCGGTGGACGTAGCCATCGCGGCTTCCTTTGCAGTTTCCGTTACTCGTCCTCAATCCACCGGGATAGGGGGAGGAGGATTTTTACTCCTACACGACTCGCGGAGTAAGAAGACATACGCCTTTGATTTTAGAGAACGAGCTCCCCATGCCGCATCCAGGGATATGTACAAAGAAAAACCGAAAGAAGATTCTCTGCTCGGTTATCGATCCGTAGGCGTTCCAGGTACGGTTGCCGGATTGGTAAAAGTTCATAGACGATTCGGGAAATTGTCTTTGCAAGAAGTCATAGCGCCGGCAATTCGCTTGGCCGAAGAAGGATTTCCGATTTATCCGAATTTGCGGGAGGCGATTCAGGAATCTTCCGACGATATGAGTCCGGGAATGAAGGAAATATTCATTCCGAAGGGCCAGATACCGAATATCGGGGAAATTTTCGTCCAGAAAGACTTAGCTAAAACTTTGAGAATTATCTCAGAAACAGGCGATCGAGATTTTTACAATGGCGGGATCGCCCAAAGTCTAGGAAAATTAATGAGGGAGCAAGGAGGGACGATCTTTGAAAACGATTTGGCTTCGTATCAAGTCAGGGAATCCGCTCCGTTGGAAATCGAATACAGGGGCTATAGAATACGCACCATGTTCCCGCCTTCTTCCGGGGTTCATATGCTAACTATGCTGCGGATGCTGGAAACGAAGAAATTGAAGGAATTATATAAAGCTTCCAAGGCGGATTATTATCATTTTTTAGCGGAAGTTATGCGGAGAGGATACTCGGATCGAGCGGTAGTAGGAGGCGATCCGAATTACACGAAGGTCCCGGTAGCCCTTTTACTTTCTCCCGAATATGCATTGGCGAAAATTTCCGATTTTAAACCGGGATTGTCGACGCCGAGCGCCGACTATTTGGATCGTTTAAATTTAAGAGCGGAATCTCCGCAGACGACTCATGTCTCCGTCGTCGATTCGGAAGGAAATGCAGTTTCTACGACTCAATCGGTAAATTATCGATTCGGAGCCGCAGTCATTTTAGACGGTTATGGATTCGTATTAAACGATACTATGGACGACTTCAGTAGATCTCCGGGCGAACCGAACGTTTATGGACTAATCGGAGCGGAAGCGAATTCGATTCGTCCCGGTAAGACCCCTTTAAGTTCCATGTCTCCTACAATCGTGATGAAAGAAGGTGAAACCTTTCTTGTTACCGGCGCTCCCGGAGGCTCTTATATAGTGAATGCGGTTTTGCAATCTCTTCTGTTCAATCTTGACTTTCAGCTGACTTTGTATGAATCAGTTGCCAAAGCGAGAATTCATCATCAATTCTTTCCGGACGCTTTATACATTGAGGGCGCTGCAATGGATACCGCCGTTTCCAATCAGCTTAAGTCTAAAAAGCATGAGATTCGCGTCGGCCCCAATTTTGCGAAATTATTTTCGGTTAAACGGGAGAAGGGCGTATTGTACGGCGCGGCCGATCCGAGGGGGGACGGAGTTCCCATGGGCGAATAGGCTGTCCGAATAATATTTACAAAAATGAAAAGTTTAAAAGTTTAAACGTTTAAACTAATTAGGAAGATTGCATGAAACGAAGCGCACCGGATTTAGTATGCCCCAATTTGCGACATGCCGTCAAAGCAAAGCATGGATTGGAAAAGGAAAGTATGCGAATCTTTTCGGACGGCAGGATTGCCACGACTCCGCATCCGAGCGGATTAGGTTCTAGTCTGACAAATCATTATATTAAGACGGATTTTTCGGAACCTCAATTGGAGTTTGCGACGAACGCAAGACCCAGGATCGAGGCGATCGTGAGAGAGCTTCAGGATCTACATATTTTTACCTCCCGTCACCTTCAAAACGAATGGATTTGGCCGTTTAGCATGCCTCCAATTCTACCCAAGGAAGAAGAGAATATCCCACTAGGGCAGTACGGCGATTCATTCTCGGGCGAATGGAAAACGATTTATAGGAACGGACTCGGTCATCGGTACGGAAGGAGGATGCAGACAATTTCGGGGGTTCATTATAATTTTTCCTTTTCGAACCTCTTTTTGAGGCAAATTTTCGAGAAAGAAATTTCCAAATTTAGTAAAGAAGAAATTTCCGAGATGTATCTTTCCGTTACCCGCAACTTTTTTAGAAAGGTTCATTTCGTACTTTACTTGACCGGAGCGACTCCCGCTTTCGATGAAACCTTTCTTCCGGTGCCGATCGATTTTCCTTTTTCAAAACATAAATCGCATACTTATTTTGCGCCTTATGCCACTTCCTTGCGAATGAGCGAAATCGGATATACTAGTAAAGTCCAGGACGGATTGCCGATTAATTATAATTCGTTGCAGGAGTACATCAGTGGAATGTGTTATTCGGTTAGCACTCCTTACTCGCCCTATGAAAGCTTCGGAGGACCTCCGAACCAACTGAATCCGTATTATCTTCAAATCGAAAATGAATTCTATTCCCCCATACGACCCAAGCAAATTCCGAAAAACCAGGAACGACCGCTGGATGCATTACAGAATCGCGGAATTCAGTATATCGAAATAAGATGCTTGGACCTGGAGCCTGAATCACCGACCGGAGTCAGTAAGCCGAGTCTGGCTTATATTCAAATGATTCTCTTGGACGGAATTTTACGCCCTAGCAAGCCGATACTTGATTCCGAAAAGGAAAGAATTCGGGAAAATACAAAAAGAGTCATTTGGGAGGGTCGAAAACCGGGCCTGAAGATTTTAGGGGAATCGAATTCTGAAATCGATTTCGTTCAAGAAGGAAAGGAATTTACCGATTCTTTGTTTCCTATCGCCGAGGAATTGGATCGGCACTCCGGACGGACCTTCTATCGAGAAACGTTACATTCGATGCTGGTTAAATGGGATGATCCTAAAAAAACGCCTTCCGGTAAGTTCTTAAACAGATTGCTGGAAGAGGATTGGGAGTTTAGAGATTTAGGAATTCATTTAGCGAAGGAGAACTACCGGAATCAATCTCAAATGGAACTTACGCCAGGTAAGTGGAATTCTTTTGAAAAAGAAGTCCATCGATCCGTTTTAGAGAGAGAGAAAATCGAGGAGACGGAAAAAGTCCGGAAGTATCCCACTCCAAAAATATGCAACCATTGAAGATCCAACTCGAACCGGACCAAAAATTAGATCCCGAAGAGTTCATATTAAAGGGCTTCGCGGATCTGGAAATTTCCACACAGATCATCATAAGAGACGCGCTGAATCGCGGCTTGACTGTCGAGATGTTGGATAGAGCTAGTCATTTTCTTAGAATTTCCGGTAAGGGTTTGAAGCGTCTGATTAAGGAAGCCTCTAAAACCGATTTGGATTCATACATGACCTTCTTGGTCATGGAAAATAAGACTATGACAAAGCTCCTATTGGCCGAGCAAGGAATTCGTGTGCCGGTAGGAACGAGCGTTTCAAAGAAGGAAGATGGAATCGATTATTATAAATTGAATTCGGCGAAGCGAATGGTAGTGAAACCGGTGACTACGAATTTTGGAATCGGAATCACAATCTTGCCTCCACAATCTTCCGAATCGAACGTTGAAAAGGCAATGGAAATTGCCCTTTCTTTTGCAGAGACTGCTATCGTCGAAGAGTTTGCGGAAGGCCAGGAATATAGATTCTTAGTCATTGGGAAAGAATGTGTTGCCGTATGCAATCGAGTTCCGGCTAACGTTATGGGCGACGGAGTCAAGAGCGTCCAAGAGTTATTGGTCGAAAAAAATCGGGATCCTCGGCGGGGGATCGGCCATATTACTCCGCTGGAAAAAATTCGTCTGGAAGAAATCGAACTGAATGTGCTGGCGGAACAGGGAAAAGCTCCCGATTCGATTCCGCAACAGGGAGAAGTCGTTTATCTACGACGGAATTCCAATATCAGCACCGGAGGCGATTCTATTGACGTCACGGATTTGGCTCATCCTATATATAAACGGATCGCTGTAGAAGCTTCATTAGCCGTCGACGCTAAAATCTGCGGGGTGGATATCATAGTTCAGAATTTGGAACACGAAAGCGATTATAGAATTCTAGAACTGAACTTCAACCCGGTATTATACATTCATAATTATCCGTACCGGGGGAAGAATCGGAACGTCGGAAATAAAATCCTGGATCTACTGGGCTTTTAAGATTTTCCGTTTACTGCGAACGTAATCTACGATGTCTCTGGATTCGTACATTTTGATGTCCCCATCGACTAAAAACGGAACCTGACTTAAGCCGCCCAATAGCTCGACTTCCTCTCGTCCTGCAGTTCCCCGACTGGCCTCTACTAATTCAAAATCCTTTCCGGCCACTAAACCGAGTTTAGAGAATTCGTCTCTTACGTACGCGCAATACGGGCAGGTTAGGAACTGGTAAAGCTTCATCATTACGCTGGAATTCCTATTTTCTTTTGTAACTCGCCGTTGCGGGAAAGTTCTACGACAATATCGTGTCCGCCGATGAATTCGCCTTCGATATATAGTTGCGGAATCGTCGGCCAATTTGCAAATTCCTTAATGCCTTCCCGTACGTTTTGATCGGAAAGAACGTTGAATGATCCGAAATCGGCGCCTAAGCTGCGCAGGACATTGGTTACTCCTGCGGAAAAGCCGCACATTGGAGCGTCGGGAGTCCCTTTCATAAAAAGGAAGATCCTCTTTGAATCGATTAGTCCTTGGATTTTTTCTTTGAGTGTTTGGTCCATTTTAATTCCTCTTATTTTACGGTGAAAAGAAATCTACGAAATTTTTGTTTCTAACGCAAGTGCATGCACTTCTTCTTTCAGTTCTTCATGTAGAGTCGCATAAACCATGCGATGCTGTTCCAACATGGATTTACCTTCAAACCCGGGATATTTTACAATTGCCTTGATGTGGACTCCGTCCCGATAGGGGTCCAGGATTTCAACGGAAGATCCTGGAAGGCCGGTCTGGATTTTATTGCGAATTTCTTCGATTGTCATTGTTCTTACTATTAGACTTTTATCGGTCAACGGTTGAAAATCTTTTGTTAAGGATAGCGTCCGGTAAAAGCAAACCTGGACAACCTTTTTTCCTTACGGGGCCGCAGTCTTTAGCTCTAATGCATGAATTCCTTTCGACTGAAGAATCGGATTCAAAACGGAATACACCTCTCTGTGTTGAGCTAAAAGGCTCTTATCTCGAAACGTTTCTGCGACGATTCTGATTCGAATATGGGTTCCTATTCGGACACCCGCCGGATTGCCTGCATGACCCGCGTGCTCGGCGGAAAAATCTTCCACTTCGAGTATGGACGGCGAAAATGAGACTCGGAGTATCGATTCTATTTCTTCGGCTGGATCCGGCATAATCGGTTATGTCCTTGTTCCAATTCCGCGGCTAAGCAAAAAAACCGAAAGGGTGTAAAGCAATATCGTTCCGACCGCTAAGAGCCCGATCGCCAATCCGGGGTCTATATCGCTGACCCCCAGGAATCCGTAGCGGAAAGCGTTTACCATATACAGAATCGGATTGAATTTAGATACGATTTGCCAGGCTTCCGGGAGCATCTGAATCGAATAAAAAACTCCGCCTAGATAGGTTAATGGCGTTAGAATAAAAGTTGGAATGATTGTTACATCGTCGAACTTTTTCGCGTACAAAGCGTTTAAAAATCCGCCCATAGAAAACATCAGCGCGGAAAGGGCCACCGTAACGATTACGATCCAAGGGCTATACAGTCGTAGCTCGGTAAAAAAGAGTGAAACCGCAGTTACGATAATACCGACCAAAATCCCGCGAATAACTCCACCGATAGAATACCCTAATACGATGAGATATGCAGGTGTCGGAGAAACAAGCAGCTCTTCGATATTCTTTCCGAATTTAGCTCCGAAGAAAGAGGAGACTACGTTATTGTAAGCGTTTAAAATTACGGACATCATCACTAAGCCCGGAACAATGAATTGAATATAGGTATGCCCGCCGACGTCTCCGATTTGAGATCCGACGAGTCTGCCAAAAATCAGAAAATATAGGGAGATCGTGATTCCGGGAGGAATCAGAGTTTGGATCCAGATTCTTAGAATTCTAACGGTTTCTTTCCGGACTATCGTCGAAAATGCGTTAAACTTTTCCCTGAAATTCAAAGTTTCTTCTCCACGAGTTTTAGGAATAATTCTTCTAACCTATTGGATTTATTTCTCATGCTCGTGATTTGAATTCCTTCTTTATCCAATAAGCGAAATAAATCGTTAAGAGAATGGCTTTTGCTGATGTCGACCTCGAGAGTTAAGTTATCCA from Leptospira fainei serovar Hurstbridge str. BUT 6 carries:
- the gshAB gene encoding bifunctional glutamate--cysteine ligase GshA/glutathione synthetase GshB → MQPLKIQLEPDQKLDPEEFILKGFADLEISTQIIIRDALNRGLTVEMLDRASHFLRISGKGLKRLIKEASKTDLDSYMTFLVMENKTMTKLLLAEQGIRVPVGTSVSKKEDGIDYYKLNSAKRMVVKPVTTNFGIGITILPPQSSESNVEKAMEIALSFAETAIVEEFAEGQEYRFLVIGKECVAVCNRVPANVMGDGVKSVQELLVEKNRDPRRGIGHITPLEKIRLEEIELNVLAEQGKAPDSIPQQGEVVYLRRNSNISTGGDSIDVTDLAHPIYKRIAVEASLAVDAKICGVDIIVQNLEHESDYRILELNFNPVLYIHNYPYRGKNRNVGNKILDLLGF
- the gshA gene encoding glutamate--cysteine ligase is translated as MKRSAPDLVCPNLRHAVKAKHGLEKESMRIFSDGRIATTPHPSGLGSSLTNHYIKTDFSEPQLEFATNARPRIEAIVRELQDLHIFTSRHLQNEWIWPFSMPPILPKEEENIPLGQYGDSFSGEWKTIYRNGLGHRYGRRMQTISGVHYNFSFSNLFLRQIFEKEISKFSKEEISEMYLSVTRNFFRKVHFVLYLTGATPAFDETFLPVPIDFPFSKHKSHTYFAPYATSLRMSEIGYTSKVQDGLPINYNSLQEYISGMCYSVSTPYSPYESFGGPPNQLNPYYLQIENEFYSPIRPKQIPKNQERPLDALQNRGIQYIEIRCLDLEPESPTGVSKPSLAYIQMILLDGILRPSKPILDSEKERIRENTKRVIWEGRKPGLKILGESNSEIDFVQEGKEFTDSLFPIAEELDRHSGRTFYRETLHSMLVKWDDPKKTPSGKFLNRLLEEDWEFRDLGIHLAKENYRNQSQMELTPGKWNSFEKEVHRSVLEREKIEETEKVRKYPTPKICNH
- the clpA gene encoding ATP-dependent Clp protease ATP-binding subunit ClpA, with amino-acid sequence MTLSEDLERSLNQARIEAVKRRNEYITLEHMLLALTYDPIGQEVLLACGSDLEALRNELREYLDTEMESVPETFGEIEPEYTIGAQRVLQLAAFHVQSTQKKKLDGGYVLASLFREDQSHAVFFLSRQDISRFDVVRYISHGIRKDGKKVTPEGLEEATKPESGNPLKDFCVDLTEKARLGKLDPLVGRSEEIDRTIHILARRRKNNPIFVGDAGVGKTAIVEGLALNIVAGKVPESLKQTRIFSLDMGLLLAGTKFRGEFEERLKNVVQAVTADSNHVLFVDEIHTIIGAGAVSGGSLDASNLLKPALANGELRCIGTTTYKEYKAIFEKDHALSRRFQKVEVNEPSVDETIRILKGLLPKYEEFHAVKYSSQAVEEAARLADRYILDRKLPDKAIDLIDEAGAKVKIRSSAKSKTVTVKDVEDLVSKIAKVPTRTVKADDRDKLKELDVELKKRIYGQDRAVQEIVQAIRLSRSGLSEPGKPVGSFLFAGPTGVGKTELSKQLASILGVEFIRFDMSEYMEKHTVSRLIGSPPGYVGFEQGGQLTDAIVRTPHCVLLLDEIEKAHEDIYNILLQIMDHATLTDNNGRKADFKQVILIMTTNTGARERAANPLGFENTALLDRGLKAIERQFSPEFRNRLTAIIEFASLEENVVSRVVRKQLELLEDRLKEKRISLEYEDNVLLFIARKAYDPLFGARPVQRWIDSNISKKLSEEILFGELRSGGRVLLREVDNELTLTFFPHEQVTK
- the ggt gene encoding gamma-glutamyltransferase yields the protein MIQSKGDLLSKKSVLLVFVLLSVFSSCKDNYLTIEGRKVSTEGLVAPKSGVSAKRLFAESKNVMISTDSTEASRAGLDIYKKGGNAVDVAIAASFAVSVTRPQSTGIGGGGFLLLHDSRSKKTYAFDFRERAPHAASRDMYKEKPKEDSLLGYRSVGVPGTVAGLVKVHRRFGKLSLQEVIAPAIRLAEEGFPIYPNLREAIQESSDDMSPGMKEIFIPKGQIPNIGEIFVQKDLAKTLRIISETGDRDFYNGGIAQSLGKLMREQGGTIFENDLASYQVRESAPLEIEYRGYRIRTMFPPSSGVHMLTMLRMLETKKLKELYKASKADYYHFLAEVMRRGYSDRAVVGGDPNYTKVPVALLLSPEYALAKISDFKPGLSTPSADYLDRLNLRAESPQTTHVSVVDSEGNAVSTTQSVNYRFGAAVILDGYGFVLNDTMDDFSRSPGEPNVYGLIGAEANSIRPGKTPLSSMSPTIVMKEGETFLVTGAPGGSYIVNAVLQSLLFNLDFQLTLYESVAKARIHHQFFPDALYIEGAAMDTAVSNQLKSKKHEIRVGPNFAKLFSVKREKGVLYGAADPRGDGVPMGE